The Candidatus Wallbacteria bacterium DNA window AACATTTTCAGAACCGCACTTAATGCATTTACCCATGCTCACCTCCGATTTCCTGGATTAACTATTACACTCTTTTGCTTTATTCTTAATGCTTTTCATAAAGCAGTTTACCTTCCAGCCAGGCCGGTCTGGCGATTGTGCCTGGGATTTCCCTGTCTGTCTCGAATTCATCTCTGGTAAGAATCACAATGTCGCGTGCAAGTCCCAGGCCTTTGAGGGATCTGTCCATTTCCAGAACCATCTTGCGCCGGTTGCCGTTCACAGGCATGATCACAAGCAGATCCATGTCGCTTTTTTCATCGGCAGTGCCTCTGGCCCATGAGCCGAAAAGAATGATCTGCTCTGGATCGAAAACAGACAGGCGGGAAACAATTGAATCAAAAATATTCTGCATGCAGATACTCTCATTGTTCAATGATAAATGCATTTTACAGTTTATCACATTTCAGTTTTTATTCCCAGGCCATTTTATCTCCATTCGCTAATCTAAAGCTCTGGCTCTTTTTTTAGCTTTTTTGTTTTCTTCAACAGATTTATCCAAAATTTTAAACACTTCACCCATTTCATCCTTGTCAAACACTCTCAAATTAATATACATGGGTTTGACACCTTTGGAATAGACCTTGATTTCGGCTCTTACGAATGGTTTGAATCTGTCGCTGTATGTACGTTCTGCGAACAGAGATTTGTATTTTTTTATATCAGAAAGAAAAAACCTCCTTGTCCTGATAAGAAGGGATCTGTATGTAATCTCATCTTCTGTCATGGTAATTTTAAATGCCCACAGCCACATTACAAAGATTAATGCCCAGCATGCTATAAAGACCATTAATTTGATCCATTCAAGATTAAAAGTTCTGTGCCAAATTCCGGCTGCAATGACCAGAGTAA harbors:
- a CDS encoding nucleotidyltransferase domain-containing protein is translated as MQNIFDSIVSRLSVFDPEQIILFGSWARGTADEKSDMDLLVIMPVNGNRRKMVLEMDRSLKGLGLARDIVILTRDEFETDREIPGTIARPAWLEGKLLYEKH